The Anabrus simplex isolate iqAnaSimp1 chromosome 6, ASM4041472v1, whole genome shotgun sequence genome includes the window tattttcaagaaaaattgcagttcaatgggttaaCACTAAAATCTATGATCCCTCTACTCCATGTCATGATTGCAAGTAGTTAAAATTATAACGAACAGACAGCACAACAAGCTATAAACTATGCCCGTTTGTAAAAACTGAGATATCTGGGGCCTGTCAACAACCGCTGGccgcagtactacggagatctccggggccagTCATCAGTGTgttaaaactatttaaaataataagtgtttgatccaccttgtcaatacactttttataATTGAAAACTATTTATTCATACATGTTCCTGAAACATGGCATGTTAATACAAATCTGTTGATAAAACATTTGATTGTGAATCCAAATCTAGTAATGCTGTGCAGCCATGAGATTTTCCATTGTTGTCAAGTATCTGAACTACTGCTGCTGATAACATGTGTGATGTATTTGATCATGTTCCAACATGATTAGTTACTGTTGACTGAACTGAATCTTGTGGAAAATACGAGTGTGTGGTATCTTCTATTTTACCTTCACTTTTGTTGCCAGGAAACCTTTCCAAATGTAATAGTGTATTGTGCTGTTTCTGACACTCTTTTGTGACTGACAATTTATGGATATGTGACCTGTGCAGAGACAGATTATACATCCCAGAAGTCGCTTTACTTCATTAATTCTTGATTGAAGTGGCAAATATAAAAATGACTTGCATGTCAGCAGTGCATGTTGCTCACTGCACAAGGGACAGGTTGCTGACATGTGTGATAACAGTGTTCTGGAGCTGTTTTTGATACCCATTACTTCAAACTCAAAGTTGATCGATTGATTCCTTTACAACTTTTGAAGTAGTTGGCATTGTCCTTCCATACAGGTCATTAGTTCGGATACAGCTGGTCTCATTGCCTTTCATGTGACTCTCCTCCTGGTCACACTTTGTTTTAGAATTAAATTTGTCCATATTTAAACAAATTAAGAGGTTATTCCAGTCCTCAGTTGGTTGCTGGAAGCCTCTGATGCATGGATGTAGCCTTGAATTGAATTCAATCAATCACGCATTGATACAAAACACTGTTTGTTAATTTGATGTAATTGACCGTTCCCTGTATATGGTTATGAACCATTAATGGTTTGTTCTGGTAATGTCTTTCGAACAATTTCAAGGATGTGttgtaatttattgctgaaatttcTAGAACTTGGAAGGCCTTGCCACTTCCCTGGTCAGCTTACCGCTCAGAGAATTTAATTTTTGGATTATTGAGACACCATCATTTGAATGTATTATAGAATGCAAGCCAATTGCCATAAGATCTGTCAAAATGCAGAAGTTTCAGAACTGCGAGTTTCACTTTACCTGTTGTAGCATGGTGTGAACCATCCTGCGAGCCAGCTAGTGAACTGCCCCCCATGAGCAAATGCTGTCTTTGAATCTTATATTGTGTGACTGATTTATATGCTACATCTTAGCATTAGTACTGAAATACGCTTTTTGAAACTCGTTCTTCGCTGCATAAAAATTGTCGAGTTCCTTCTTGTCGGTTAGACCCtgcatcctttcatcctcatcacgacgtgcaggtcgcctacaggcattaaagcaaaagacctgcacctggtgagccgaacatgtccgtggacactctcagcactaaaagccatacgccatttcatttcatcactgcaTTTGTAATATTCCGACAAAATTACTTCGTCCATTTTCATATGTgcttctaattttataatttctaattctcctagcTGTTTATTTTCAACAAAACATTGTGAAATGAGGTTAAGCACGCTTTAATTGAGCCACACTTACGAGTGAGGAATTTTACATGAGTCATGTTGAAGCTATTTTAAATGTCACAAATACAAACAAATAAAGAGAAATACAAATAAGTTATGCTAGTACAAACCGAAGTGGAGAATGAATTAGGGAACTGGATTTACTTGCCTTAACTGAGCCCTTGTTCAGTCAGCATTTCGTCGAAGCCACATTGCCAGTATGATGTGGCTGCTGATGTCTTCTTCTTGTTAGTTGGGTTATGTGAGGTTTAACAAGTGCCACTGAACTTTGAATTCAACCAATGTTATTTTATTGGTATCAAGTTAGCgatatgaaaaggaacacacagtGAGCAAGTTGGCTACATGGTTCGGGCCGTATACttattagcttgcatttgggagatggtgggttcaaacccccttGTCAGTgaccattaagatggttttccatggtttcccattttcttatcaGGCAAattgtatcttaattgaggccacagtcaCTTTCTTTCCTTTCAAGTCCTAGGCCTgtactatcccatcatcaccataagacctgtcactgtcagtgcaacataaaacaaataacaaaataacagaATAAAGATAATGAAAGGTTAGTATGGGAAGAAGGACAATCTCCTCATCTTCACAGCTTCTTACGAGCTAGTTTATGCTTCGCAGCTTTAATCACGAGGTTGGGCATCAACACTTGACATACAGTATCTTGTCTCGATGAGGGAAGTGTAGAATAAGAAGGAAGCCAAATATACACTGGAAAAAGGAAGAGACAGAGATAATAACAAGGAACAGGAATAAGAACACAGGGAAAGCACAGAAGGAGAAAAGAGCCAGATAGGTCAATATAAATAATAGAAGATTGGAAAATGGTCAGGAACGTAGGTTAAGATAAATACAATGACGTCAGGGTAGGAAGAGGGAGCAAGGAAAGAAGAACTGGTATTACTATGTCGAGACAGCCTTGTTTATGTGAAGAAGCAGCCTTGTCCTGTTGTGTTTGTCCTAGTCTTTTCTTCCCGAAAGTGCCCATTCATTGTGTATTCTCTTATATATTCTTATATATGACTTGATATGGCACTTGTTTGTTCCATTCCTACATATTCATGATGTAACAGAAATCAACTGGTCACTTGGTGATCCCTTGTTGACTTGCCTGTAGTGATAAGAATTATGGTGTTCAAACCCATAATTCAATGTTGTTTATAAGGACACGTTTTATTATAGATGGAGGATTGTTCTTAACCGAGTCTACAAATGCGGTTCATCAATGTTCTATGTTTTGGCACTAGGGAGACTGGACATAAGTTATAGTTGCTGGATggttgtgatttattttatttttcatattttccagGAAGTACTGAAAGAGAGCCAGTTTGAAGAGAAATTTAACGTAGCAGTCCAGAGAAATCCTGAGACTGGTGAAGTAGTTTCTGTTACCAAAGCTCCTAAGAACAAAATAGAAGATCTAGTGGGAAGCTccaagaaaaagaataagaataagggaaAGCCTGAAAAGCTTACAAAGAAGGAGAGGCGCAAGATAAAGATGATGGAAAAGAGAGCTAAAATGAAAGATAAGGAAGTCGATGAATTTGATCGTTTCAAGGATGAAGTTAAATTTGGAGAAATTGTTCATCAACCTCCATCTCTCAAAACACCTTTGAAGTTGAAAACAAGAGTAACAACTCCAGAAGGAAGAGTGAGTATTGTTTTCATTCAAAATACATGAAAATATTCCTATATTTTTTGATaactgatttagtacaaggtatgttttttttttaagtaagtaccattttgataTAGAAAAATAAGTAATGTAAATGTTTTAACTTTTTTAAAATATGTAAGCCTGTagcttaaactacttctcaacataagttcGAAGCTTATTAAGGCACTTGTTatatcgtgaaaccagcttctgaattccatcctcatacaAATCTGCCAGATAatgtgccagccactgcagcaTGGTCATTTTTAGGTGGTGGTCGTCGTCGTGGTTTTtcaagtggtagtcactaggtgCTAGGTCAGGACTATACGGAAGATGATCAATTTGACAATTCGGCTTAGGAATGAATCACCTTCATTACTGTACTGCTCAAGGGAAGTCAAAGCACTGCCTATATGCTTGGTTTTGTGCACCTCTGTAAATAAGGACTGGTGAGTTGCAAAATTGacgttgagtctaataatttggccaccctCTGTACACTGTATGGTGCATATCTAATGAATTTCTCAATTTCAATAATTATACTGTAGTATTAATGATAGTGAATTATGAAGGAGGCAAGAAATTGGATTACAACCAAGTTTTGTGgatgtaaaataaaatgttttgtgGCGTTATTCAAAATGACTGTGTGCCACTTTTGCAAAAAAACAGGTAGTTGAGTAccgtatttatttcttcaagaataAATGGATACCTGTCTGTGCTGATGAAATTAGGTATGAATGACATATGTGCTTaactacttatatatatatatatatgtgtgtgtgtgtgtgtgtgtgtgtgtgtgtgtgtgtgtgtgtgtgtgttttttaacaatgaaataaaatcacaaaaattaatTCTCATAAGCAAAAGTTTAAGGTTTAATACATTTCATTCAAACAAGTTTTGTCTAGGGATTTCTGTCCAAAGTTTTTTGCCCTATTATTTATTTCGTCTACTATATCGATACTATGCTAGCCCCACgatataggggtagcatgcctgcctctcgcacGGAGgccgtgggttccattcccagccagatttttacctggatctgagggctggttcaaggtccactcagcctatgtgatcacaattgaagagctatctgactgagATAGCAGCACTGGTCTAgaatagtgatgggcaacgctctcgctcaagactctcgagactgacgtcacagatctcaagACTCTTGCGATCatctcgagactgattctcctgtATTGCGAGCTGTGCAACCTCCTAGTAACTATGAGTGTAAACAGATAatatatcataagcagttattgtgtgaaataacgttctcgtatggaaacgtgtgagccaataaattttgtcaaaagcctggaaaagtactgcatgttcaactaataaccccttaaaaccattaatgaaagtgaaaacagaatgtcagtatcttaaactgttcacgacttatttggggtggacatcttagcggactaaccctgcataatttgtgaataactgtagataggatttacacctacttggataccagaggcgtgcattattcaaacttgatactaggaaagatgtgctttgctacgtaTGAAactaccattacacatgagtggaacgtgtaatctaaaatgcctgacttTGCTCCGATTCTCGCATGTTGCGAGCTgtgcaacgtcccagtaactacgagtgtaagcttgatagttatcatcagcagttctcatatggaaatgtgtatgacaaattttgtcaaaagcctaggaaaacactgcatgttgaactatgaggtCCATATTACCAGTAACGAAAGTGatgacagaatgccagtatcttaaactgttcacgagttatttcaggtggacttcctagctgaataacccatataaattgttaataactgttattaggatgtaggcctacacctacctggatgcctcacagtcGTCGTTGGCacggtagcttcttgtgattctgaccaggccggaggtgttctgtgactattcctcttcatttatacttGTGTTTATAAGTGTTGGGTCATTtcagaagtatttctgccaacgtattttacttcttttgaataaataaCACAGCGGTTTACATTGCGTTtggacatagtcttcaagttggCGCATACAACTAGACAAAATAACACATTGCATTGTCGTATACCGaagtaccttattattattattattattaaaaaatacatcacAGATGGGAAATATCCtgatggcaatggtcacttacagttgtGTAATAATAACCAAATAACCAggatactgatgtgggcaagttttccttcgtaaacaggaccataagggattggaataaattacctgcagcagtcgtTGATAGATTCCCTTTCGGTATCAAATCATTTAAGATGATGATTAgggctagtgtaaagtgaaaagtaaaagctgtaaacgatggGCACTagatttgtgattttctgctggatttagaatgttaaactagtagtatttctgctgatattttctctccatggatttgcttgttgtattcttgttgttgtagttTGGTAGTTATGTTTAACTTTACCTTAATATctcttgtagtgttaagctagtacaGGGTGCCAGGAAATGTTCTCTGCAGCACCTAGGTGCTGCTGTGCGAGGttgcatcagcagttaagttggcagctgccgcttgtatcaaaacaaagaaacaacaaacagtaaactttgtactcaccacagcaattcataacagatgctggaagtgttgtccttgtgtttgaagacagacttcaacacgtctacacatattgtcaaAGACTTTCACTAAAGCTTCTTGTGTAATGAactgcacataattaatgatattcactttaagttcatcaGTCGTTTTTGGATTAGTTTTGTACACCTGCCTGTTCCTGGTACATCGTGGACTGAGCCGGTtacacgaaatttacttatcaaatcctgaacggtatcccggtttggacactttgaattaggaaaccgtgcctgaaattttagtttaacattttctgtaaaccgattGTCTTCACGAAAAACGTATTCCACCAAAAAAactctcttcagtagtaaacattaccgcctGTATTCTGTTGCACTATTTCAATAATCTATCTGAACGTTCGCTCACTGCAATACACACTGATGATTTCGACAGCCCACAGCTAACACGCGTGGCTTTTCCTGTACTGCTACCCTGTCGGCCTGTCGGTGAGCGAGCGAGGGCGACATGTGACActgtgctgccaactaaactgctcatGCTACCGTACTCAGCAGCATacaggcactgcggagaacatttcctggtgcCCGTTagcaagttcaacctatagtattgtaagcagtagtgttaaacactggagaTGCTggatttgtgtatgatgatgctggatttagaatgttcaactagtagtacttcttgtaatatttcctttccatggaattgcttggtATACTCttgttgttattgggtaattatgttaactttacatatgacacaaatactctgtaacattgtaaggtattatttccttcgtcaccaaaatgtcggtaaacacaagcagtggtcataatatgatattgaatgtggggtctgataacgatgtacacctagctgtcgaaagaattggagcaaactcaagcattttagattacacattccactcatgtaatggtggttgcatatgcagcagggcgcatcttgccgaATCTAGTTCAAATAATGTTCGCCTCTAGTATCTAGGcaagtgtacctacagtagccgtcagtttcagTAGTCAGGCTATTCATTTGtatacttaccactgcatacaatgccagaatgcatatcctttataattatgttatactgtgtcaaaatagaccttgctagaaatgaaaaatgaacgccctagtcgcttgttgacatgtatttacggaatggagatgATGTGTGGTTTGCTATTTGCATATTCGgcgcaaacaacattcagctccatctacctgtaggcctaaGGCACGAGACACGCTGCtcaccacacaatgcggggacaatgctctcgagatctGTTGAAATTTCTCGTGAGAAATAGTGCCTGCACTAGTCTCGGGAAATCTCGAAAAATCTTgagatctcgtctcagactgcccatcactagtctagaaagccaagaataacggcagagaggattcgctGTGCTTACCAcgtgatacctcataatctgcaggcctgcaggctgagcagcggttgcttggcagggCAAGAGCCTTCAGGACTGttacgctatggggtttggtttgatatcCATACTATTGCAATAAATTTTCTGTTGAATTTGCCATTTTGATTCATTGAGTggtaataaaattaattttataggATAATTGGCTTTTCTTTGGAACTGTGTATAATTTCTGCCATGTTATTACAATAAAATTCTACAAATTTTAAAACAGAAACTGAGACTGGCCTAATGTTGCTAGGTTATATCATTACATTATTGGAaaacaaacaacattttaaaatcaaTGGACAATATGTTATGGGATAAAATGAATCTATGGATGAAATGTCTGGACAGTCCTGGTAAGGCAAAATTGACTTTGTCCAAAGTGTCTCACTGGATAAAATGTACTGTATGTTGTTTTTTTATATTGCGCCAAAATCAGCAACTTTTAAGTTCAAATTCCTTTGGTGTCTGCTATAAACTATACTTTAACATTTTTATATAGAGCTCAGCATGGCCGTACACCAATGAAAATACAACAAAAGAAAGTGAAGTTATGTGTTCAAAAATGCACTATTCTAGATTTGAAGATTGAAACAGTCCTTATCTCAGTTTGATCAAGTGGATTTTTCTACATTTGTATTGAGTTCAAGTCATATActgaatttatttataaaaatatggaaaggaacacacaataagataaagacaatgacaggtcagtgtggtaAGAGGATATAACAGAAAGATGATGCAAGGACAAGCATGAAAACACTTAAGGATAAGGATAATCCCCGCAGCTGTTCTCAAATTGACTGGCTCTCTCCTCATTAGTCCCCATTCTTCTATGCCCATCTCTTTActcgtttgttcctttccattacttcatTTGGGTGCAGTAAAGTTCATCCGTAAAAATTTTCTTCTCTGTCAGTTACGTTTGAGGTTGGGCCAAATAAAACTGTAATGTTCAGCATCTTAACTTCTTGTTACTTGTTCTAGTTTTAATCTCTCTTGTGCTTGTTGCAGCCTGGGAAGAAAGATCTCCTATTAAAACAACTTCTACCTTCAGAACAGAAGCTACAACACAACACAAAAGTGTTTAAAGCTGCTAAAAAGAAAAATCTCTCGGAAGGTGAACAAAGGCAGTTGGAAGCTGAAAGACTCAAAGCTGTGAACATGTATAGAATGTTGAAAACAAAGAAGTTAGGTGGTGTGGAAAGATGACAGCTTTTAATTACAGTGTGTAACAAAACATAAGAtggttatttatttctctgttgaaCTGTAATAAAACTATGTACAGTAAGTCGAGTGTTTATTAGCTTGTTCATAAAGTGAATGTTGGTCATCCCAGACTAGCTGTTAGATTTGTGCACTGCTGGTAACAATGGTGATATTTCTCCTCGACCTCTGTAGTAGAAAACATTACTTGTACTTCTGACTGCTCAAGCTGTGTATTCCCTTTTAATacgtaggtaagggttgttctgcccgaaggcaggtctgaacctcggCAGAGGTATTCCCGAGCCAGAGTTTActtgcgatagggtggccagttcctttccgctcctccattcccttaccccccccaccaacagcgcgtggcaacccatccaactcctgaccacgcccaaagttgcttaacttcggagatctcacgggatccggtgtttcaacacggctacggccattggcttttAATACGTACAGTTGCTCAAACAGATAATGCGTATTGTATAAATTATCACaaatacacttttctcagaaataattgtAGTTTTAATGGCCATTGTGGCTACCCACAGGATTTGTATCTACAATAGAGGTGAGttatattttgttaaataaaattaagtgtgataaaatattaaatgcaaggaacaaaGTACTATGCACAATTTCTTTTATTTGAGGGACTGTACTACCTTTAATTTGGCTACATCCACAATTTCTTTGACTGCCTCAAATTTTCTCCCATGGAGTGAAAAAGTATAACGATTGTAGGACTTGCACCACTAACAGATACCGTATCAATAACTTTTTTCACCCTTAACCATTCGTCTGTACGACGCTCAATTTTTGGGCAAACTAGTGGAGTTACAAAGAATAGGCATTTTTATAGGAAATTCAATTCTGATGATCCCAATAGTTTACTCATTATTTTTGTATAAAGCTTATGCCAAAACACAGAAAATTagttgaatgggtgaaaaccataacggtataagtgacatttctttaaaaaatgagttaagtgcaggatgtaactccaggaggatgtatcctttcaccaaccaggggatacaagtgatagcggtaatattctgcgctctagtgatgggtggtataactacaaataccatgctttatatgagtgttgaagatgtttaaatgtctttttctctgaatgaccaaaatgttacttataccgttatggttttcacccattcagtTGTCCCTGGAATACTGCTAGAGTTAGGAAGAAAATACATATAAACTTTTTCTTtgtagaaatttgaattttgagtACAACTGATGAGCTCTATTTGAATGACCATATACAAACTGTCTTTATAATATTTTTCCAATTGAGTCATCCACATTTTTTGTGTTGCCCTATCCTGAGAGGTTTCCATTTCCTTCGTATTTGTGCTTCTACTGATCAGGTTCTAGGCATGTGAATATGTTGACAGCAGGTTTAATGTCTTAGAATTGTTTGTCTTAATGAAATTCCCTGCCAAAACTGAAGTCTTCCTTCTTTCTGTAAATTTGTGTTACGCACTTTTAAGATGAATGAGATATAgtatttttcttcattttaataATCTGATCAGCAGGCAGTAAATTTGACTGGTTACTTACTCTGCTCTTGTGTTTTTCTGTGGAAAAGTATAGGTATACTATGGTAGATTTTGTCATCATCCTCTTTTTCCcctcatccagctcctgccaggtcggggcatttatggcacttttcCACCGTTCTCCCTCTCTCCTACCATTCCTCTCCTTGCTATTCTCTTTATTGCATCAATCTACCATATTGTAGGTCTCCTTCGTGCTCTCTTTCCCTCAAAATTCATCTCCATCTGTTTtgttattcttttctcctccacccCCCTTTACATGTTCAAACaatcttagttttttttttaatatacagccagttttccagtcatttgaccgggtcaagaatgtaacaaatgaagcccccttctagcggcgagaatggaactgtgccggctgccaaagcctgttgcactcctctggggcaatgattattgaatgattaatgaaatgaaatgatattggagtgtgttgccggattgaaagatgacagggaaaactggagtacccggagaaaaacccgtcccccgtccagcacaaatcttgcatggagtgaccgggatttgaaccgcagagGCTTCTTCAAACAATCTTTGTTTActtctatcaattctctcatttaggttttccattccaacctcctttctcacatcttcgtttct containing:
- the LOC136876363 gene encoding coiled-coil domain-containing protein 137, which translates into the protein MGRKIPGKKHRGIKDPYEQQAKRNESLSKKINAPPSSPDDQDIPKSVKHIMRLMQDVKDKKFVRKRKKKNKNKLKLINTAVMAEKELKLPGMTRPDKPAPEFVQRPGESNYFFMHRIERTCQEVLKESQFEEKFNVAVQRNPETGEVVSVTKAPKNKIEDLVGSSKKKNKNKGKPEKLTKKERRKIKMMEKRAKMKDKEVDEFDRFKDEVKFGEIVHQPPSLKTPLKLKTRVTTPEGRPGKKDLLLKQLLPSEQKLQHNTKVFKAAKKKNLSEGEQRQLEAERLKAVNMYRMLKTKKLGGVER